In one Brassica oleracea var. oleracea cultivar TO1000 chromosome C9, BOL, whole genome shotgun sequence genomic region, the following are encoded:
- the LOC106316215 gene encoding uncharacterized protein LOC106316215, with protein sequence MPIGWVKSLHCKSRAFDDVYHHSNNGKLSLPSYSCRKSVKDVIDTRPTRQGSGDKNLKPDANLRRLRSSRRPESECNSSYNPTRRSVSARASTESAALPVLTDLPDGHPSRNVVEIIFQSSWSSEEFPGRVEMIFKVENGSRAVARFEEYREAVKLRSRSNLDSDDGACDEYARCSADGNEMMRFYPLGPIPGGINGGAWVFPGGKGAAVCTFSGSGEAHDSTGGGGGRRAMLICRVIAGRVAKKGEFGSDSVAGRDGELIVFDARAVLPCFLIFFRL encoded by the coding sequence ATGCCGATTGGGTGGGTTAAATCTTTGCATTGCAAATCAAGAGCTTTCGACGACGTCTATCATCACTCCAACAACGGCAAACTCTCGTTGCCAAGTTACAGCTGCAGAAAGTCCGTTAAAGACGTCATCGATACCCGACCCACCCGACAAGGATCCGGTGATAAAAACCTTAAACCCGACGCGAATTTAAGACGTTTACGGTCCTCTCGTCGACCCGAATCAGAATGCAATTCTTCTTATAACCCGACCCGACGAAGCGTATCCGCAAGAGCTTCCACAGAGTCCGCTGCATTGCCCGTTCTGACCGATCTTCCCGATGGTCATCCGTCGAGAAACGTCGTGGAGATTATATTCCAATCTAGCTGGAGCTCCGAAGAATTTCCGGGTCGGGTTGAGATGATTTTTAAAGTTGAAAACGGGTCGAGAGCTGTGGCCCGTTTTGAGGAGTACAGAGAGGCTGTGAAACTGCGATCGCGCTCCAACTTGGATTCAGATGACGGCGCGTGCGATGAATACGCGAGGTGTTCGGCGGATGGGAATGAGATGATGAGGTTTTATCCGTTAGGTCCGATTCCGGGAGGGATTAACGGCGGCGCGTGGGTGTTTCCAGGAGGTAAAGGAGCGGCGGTTTGTACGTTTTCAGGTAGCGGTGAAGCGCATGATAGCACAGGTGGCGGAGGAGGGAGGAGAGCGATGCTGATTTGTCGAGTAATAGCGGGTCGGGTTGCGAAGAAAGGCGAGTTCGGGTCGGATTCAGTTGCGGGTCGAGATGGTGAATTGATTGTTTTCGATGCACGCGCTGTGTTGCCTTGTTTTCTAATCTTTTTCAGATTGTAA